The Nitrospiraceae bacterium genome segment AGAATTATAATTGTATGGACAGTCTGAGTTTTCACTCACGCAGCTGACCGCTGCCCAAGACAATGAACTTTCTGCATGTCAGCTCTTCAAGCCCCATTGGTCCGCGTGCATGAATTTTGTCGGTTGCTATCCCAATCTCAGCGCCAAGCCCAAACTGATAGCCGTCGTTTAATCTTGTTGAAGCATTAACAAGAACTGCTGAAGAATCAACCTCTCTAAGGAATCGCATAGCCTTATCATAATTTTTTGTAACGATCGCATCAGAATGCGCCGAGCCGAACTTTGCAATATGTTCCATTGCATCGTCAATGTCATTTACTATTTTTATATTCAGTGTCAGCTCAAGGTATTCTGTGCGAAAATCTTTTTCGTTTGCCTCAATAATCGAGCTGTCTATCTTCATTGTTTCAGTACATCCTTTTAATTTAACCCCGACATTTTTAAATTCCTTGATCATCGGTATCAGAAATTCCTTTGCGATTTTTTTATCAACAAGCATTGTTTCCATTGCATTGCATGTTCCTGGTCTCTGCACCTTTGCATTAAGGCAGATAGCCCGAGCCATCTTAAAATCAGCATCACTGTCAACAAACACATGACATATGCCTTTATAGTGCTTTAACACAGGGATTCTTGCATTCTCTGTGACTGTGCGTATAAGACCTTCTCCGCCGCGCGGGATTATCAGATCTATTATTCCTTCAAGCTTGAGCATTTCCATTACAGCGTTTCTGTCTGCTATGTCAATA includes the following:
- a CDS encoding glutamate-5-semialdehyde dehydrogenase encodes the protein MDIKKFVLDKATAAKEGARALARSSSREKNNALLKMADELKKHSAELIKENEKDIALAEEKGISKAMIDRLTLNEKRINEMAQGLIEVAALPDPVGEITKMNERPNGMKVGRMRVPIGVIGIIYESRPNVTSDATSLCLKTGNAVVLRGGSESINSNRAIVKILRDAAEASGLHKDTITFIDIADRNAVMEMLKLEGIIDLIIPRGGEGLIRTVTENARIPVLKHYKGICHVFVDSDADFKMARAICLNAKVQRPGTCNAMETMLVDKKIAKEFLIPMIKEFKNVGVKLKGCTETMKIDSSIIEANEKDFRTEYLELTLNIKIVNDIDDAMEHIAKFGSAHSDAIVTKNYDKAMRFLREVDSSAVLVNASTRLNDGYQFGLGAEIGIATDKIHARGPMGLEELTCRKFIVLGSGQLRE